One region of Thermoanaerobaculia bacterium genomic DNA includes:
- a CDS encoding YitT family protein, whose product MKKRITIYRNIRDYSGIVLGSALMGMGIGVFLVDARVVPGGVSGLSMAVHYLSQGQIPVGVLMWLFNLPLFLWGIRELGKRFGVRTFVGFSLSAAWVDIFRGDFPLFHTPALQKTQAVQDLLKHDFFFMILLGSVLLGLGLGLIFRFKGTTGGSDIIAAIFQKRWGMKPGQVIMFVDFFVISFAGVILATQDIAVERPVMVLTLFAFFLLFVSSYLIDVILDGFNYARAAVIISDKSQEIAEAIMDELSRGATALKGRGIYRNIDREVLFTIVTRKEIGLLKEIVEDIDPYAFVIINDVHEVLGEGFRRRVG is encoded by the coding sequence ATGAAAAAACGAATAACCATATACAGGAACATTCGAGATTACTCGGGTATCGTTCTTGGCTCGGCTCTTATGGGAATGGGGATCGGTGTCTTTCTGGTGGATGCCAGAGTGGTCCCCGGAGGCGTCTCGGGTCTGTCCATGGCTGTCCATTATCTTTCACAGGGGCAGATTCCGGTCGGAGTTCTGATGTGGCTCTTTAATCTTCCACTCTTTCTGTGGGGAATCCGTGAACTGGGAAAGCGTTTTGGCGTTCGAACCTTTGTCGGATTTTCACTCTCCGCCGCGTGGGTCGACATCTTTCGAGGTGACTTTCCACTTTTTCATACTCCGGCGCTTCAGAAGACCCAGGCCGTTCAGGATCTCTTGAAGCACGACTTCTTTTTCATGATTCTCCTTGGTTCTGTTCTGCTGGGACTTGGACTGGGATTGATCTTTCGTTTCAAGGGAACCACGGGAGGATCCGATATCATCGCCGCAATATTCCAGAAGCGGTGGGGAATGAAACCTGGTCAGGTCATCATGTTTGTTGATTTCTTTGTGATCAGCTTCGCGGGCGTCATCCTGGCGACCCAAGATATTGCCGTAGAGCGTCCGGTAATGGTACTCACCCTCTTTGCCTTTTTTCTTCTCTTCGTCTCGTCCTATCTGATCGACGTCATTCTGGACGGGTTTAATTATGCTCGTGCCGCAGTCATTATTTCCGACAAATCCCAGGAAATCGCAGAAGCCATCATGGATGAACTTTCCAGGGGCGCCACGGCTCTGAAAGGTCGCGGCATTTACCGGAATATCGACCGAGAGGTCCTCTTTACCATCGTTACCCGGAAAGAGATCGGTTTGTTAAAGGAAATCGTCGAAGATATCGATCCATACGCCTTTGTAATTATCAACGATGTGCACGAGGTACTGGGAGAGGGTTTTCGAAGAAGGGTCGGATAG